In Pirellula sp. SH-Sr6A, the DNA window GACTCGCTCGAAATGGGAGCTTCCGCAGCCGACCACTCCTTATGTTTCTTGACGAAGCGCACCAATTTCTCGACAAACTTCTTGGTGACGAAACCTCTCGATATTGCCTTGATGCCTTCGGGCTTATTGCGAAAGAAGGTCGAAAATACGGTTTGACAATTTGTCTCTCTACTCAGCGGCCCAGAGACATTCCAGAAGATGTTCTCAGTCAAATGGGGACACTCATCGTCCATCGCATGATTAACGACCGAGATAGAGAGGTTGTCGAACGAGCATCGGGAGACATCGATCGATCCGCTGCTGCATTTCTACCAACTCTCGGTCCTGGCGAAGCTGTAATCATCGGCGTAGACATTCCGGTTCCGCTGGCCGTTCAAATTGATCGTCCAAATGCAGAGCCGGAATCAAAAGGGCCAAATTATCAGGAGCATTGGGCAGTTGAGCGGCTTGAATAACGAAGGAGTTGGACAATGGCGAAGAAACCCAAACTACCCAACCCCTTCGCTGGCCGCTGGCGCATCGTCTCAATGAGTGCCTGGGACCAGGAATTCATCGACGAGGAAGAAGAGGGCTATTTCGAGTTCGACCAAAAGAACAACGGTCAGTTCCACTTCGGCTACTTTCACGGCCAGATGGATTGCCGCCTGACGACACGGGACGGTGAAGCCGCCGTTGAATGGACCTGGGATGGCAACGACGAGATGGACCCGGCCCAGGGGCGAGGTTGGGCCATCGTAAAGGACGACGAACTCCACGGTATGATCTTCTTCCACAACGGCGTCGATTCAGAGTTCGTAGCGACGAAGGCTGAGAGCCGGAAGAAGTCGAAGAAATAACCACCAACATGCAGATGTTTGGCTACGCCCAAGATTCCAACTCCCCTAACCTCGGCTCAATACGTTGTGCGATGGTACGACAGCCTGGGTCCGCAACGGTTCAATCATCGCTACAAGTGGCCTCGGCCTGAATGTCGAGTGCTTCGTTCCGAATACATCGTTACTTTTGGATTCACCCTGACGAGGGCTGACAGATGATGACCACATACCCCGCTAGCTACAAGGATAAGTTCGGTGAAGAAAGCACAACGATTTTGAACGACGGCGATTCGATAACGATGATGGTCCGTGGCGTTCGATTCAAAGGGAACGATTTCGACAGTTTCGAGCCACAGGATGCGACTGATCCGGCTCAGTTGTCGTCTTTCACTTTTTGCACGGGCGCCTTTGCTTCTGCGTTACCACCCTCCGGAGGCGACGCGGTAGTCCAGTTACAACGAAGCCGATCGGTCCTGGCAAAATCGCTGAGACAGACCAGGTAGACACGTACCCCCAAAGCAAATCCGCCCAACAACATCCCGGACAGCGTGCCAGGGAAAAGACGGGGATGCAATCACTAGAGAGTAGTGAGTAGAAAAGTGACCGAGTGGACAAGGAGAAAGCAGATTCGGTAGCTGGGGGAGGTCAAGAGAGTGGAGACCACTCCCTCTTCGATCCAACTTTCTACCGCTCAACTTTCTCCTGTCCACTCTCTATTCGCCTGTGGCGAATGGAGGCGGTTTCCTGGACTCGCAACGGGGCCGAAATCTGATGGTGTTTTGGCTCGGACAACCCCTCCTGAGTGGGCTCTTGACCCACTCCGTGAAGATCTGGCTGCTGCGTAAAACCTGGATTTGATCGCGACTCGAATGATTAGCAACTCAATGACGGATAAAAATTTCAGACTCGGTCATTGAGACTGCAATGCGATATAACGAAACGGTGGCAACCTATGGGAGGAGAACATCCCAATGAATATCGAAGGGAGAATAAGCTGGCCTGGATTTCTGCTCTCGATTATTCCGTCGTCAATTTTTCTGATCGGCTCGCTCATCACTAGTGTATGGTCGCTTAACGCAAACTTTCGAGCCAACCTTGTGGTTGCTGGCTTTTCTCTGCTAACGGGATCCGCCAATGCATTGTGGATTTTGTTATCACTGGCGACTATCGTCACTTCTTTTCGGCTGAAGGACGGCGAACTGACTTTTGGACGACTGGGACGCCGAACGCGAACTGTACCGCTTACCGATGTCGTTTCAACCAGTCTTCCAACGCCGCAGAAGCAGCGTCTGAAAGCTTGGAACGGTGCAACGGTTTGGCTCCGCGGTGGATACACCTTGTTCCTGTCGTTTAGTGTCCTAGATAACGCTCGCGTGCTAGCGACTTTTTTGAGTGAATTGCCTGTACGAAGCAATGACAACATAGAAGGCTCCCTCGTACGCAGTGCTGTGGCAAGCACGATGGTTGCACAAGCATTGGTCACGTGCCTGCTAATCGCGATCGGCACGGTAGCATTACTAATATTGGGCGTAGCGTTTCATCCAAATCCAGGTGTTGGAGATCGCAGGCTATTCCTTGCGCTTGGTTGCGTACTCTTGTCGCTTTGCGCGATTGGCTTTTACTTCGGCGTATTGCGGTACTGGATCGGATGCGTGCGATGGTACCGATTGGATGGACGGGTTTTGCATTACCGAACGGTTCTTTCATCAAGTATCAGCCAACGCTTTGTTGACGAGTTGGATTCAGTTGCTTCACATCGTCCCACTTCCCAACAAGCGGAGGCAGGCAGCTGGCGGCTATTGCGATTTCGAGATGGCGAGCAACTCAAGCTGCATGTCGGGATACTTCAGAACGCTTCGACTCTTTACGAAGAACTCAAAGCTCTCAAGACGAGAAACAGAATCGCCAAGGGCCGTCGACCTTCGTCGATCTTTGGTTCTGACCATCCAATGTGGCAAGCGATTCAACCTCATCTTGAGGAAGGTGAACAGGTGTGGTGGATTGGCCGTCCGGTGTACAAGAAGCTTTGGAACGAAATGGCCGCGGAAGTCGTGTTTGGACTCATCCCAGGAACGATCGGACTCCTCGCGGTGATCGCCGGCACGACGGTCTTCGCGCGTAGAATGGATGCTTCATTGACGCTTCTCGTTGTAGGTGCCTTCTTTACCTTGATTGGATTCTGGTGCGTTTCCGCTCCCTATCGGTACCGACGAATGCTTCAAGACACGGTTTATGCCGTGACCTCTCGAAGGGCGTTGGTAATCGCCGGATTCACCTGGGGACCACAGGTCGCCGTCGATAAGACGACCGACAGAATTCAGTCGATCACGGCCGATAAAGCCATGTATTACGAAGTTGTCGGGCGAGGGCGAGACGTTGTTTTCGGCGGTGAATGGCGAAAAGGGAGGAAGGGGAGGAATTATTGGGGGCACCACGGTTTTCTGGCCGTGGATGACCGTCAAGGTGCAGAAGCCGCTCTCCAGTGTTTGTTGTCAAGCGATGAGACAGGCTGTTGATGCCAACATGCTTACCGTTACTTAATCCCAGCTTCGCGAATCAGGGAGTTTACTCATGTTTTTGCCGAGGTTGTCCGTCCAATCAAGCATTGAGCCCTGACAGGCCATGCGCCATGCCTAGCCATCCACTGCGAGGTCAAGGATTGGGGACATGGCTATCCATGCGGCTGCAAATAGGTCGACCGCTTCATCAGATCGGATTCTTTTGCATGAGTAAGGGAAGTGGACTTCGAAGCCGAGTTGAATATTGGACCTTTTGTTTACGAGCAACGAGTAGATTGCCTCAACCCATTCTGGCTGGTACTTAATGGTCGATGCCCCGTTTCCCTGAATTGCTGTTCTCAAATCGGCATCCATTCTCCCATCAACTTCAGGATCCGATCTTTGGCTATAATAGTGGCGCTGTGTCGCGTAGAGCATAGGTTTTGCGTTGGGTGACTTTTTGAGCACCGGCCGAAGACCGGATTCGATTGCACGAACGACTTCTAGGAACCCATCGATACCCAGCCCCACTAGTTTGGTACGAAATCCTCCTCTAACACCGTTTGGAATGGTGATGGCGGCGACGGCATGCCGTCGATTGATGCTGATCGTTAGGTGAGGGAAAGCCGTGAACTGCTCTACACCTCGTGCGGCGACTAATGGCAAGAAATCCCAAACGCTATCCGTGTCTTGGCTTGTTATGCCATGACGTCTTTTTCCGTCGGGATCAACTCCAATCTTATGAAGATCTTTTCTGCTCTGGAGTAAATCGCCCAGAAGGCGAATCAATCGTTTCGCTTCACGGTACGAGTACGGGTTCTTATCATCGAAACGCAGGCCGTCAAACACTGTAATGGTCCCTCGTATCTGGTAATTGCGTGCAAGCATCTTTTGTTCGAATGGTCGCATGTAGTCAACAAGCTGGATCGCCCAAAACGAATCGGTCACTCTTTGGTTAAACCAAGAGTAAACTTCACGCCAAGACCTAACGACCGTTTTCGGAGGTAACTCATTTTCAAGTTCGTCCACCGTAAGCACTACGATCCACGGTGAATCGTAGCCATTCCGCTGTGCTGTTTTGCGATGACGCTCGAGTTGGCCCATCGTTACTTTGGCTTGCACCTTGCATTCAAATAACACCACCCAGTTGTCGTCATCAAAGATTGCTAGATCCGGCAAACCTTTTTGATGCTCCTCATCCACATCTTCCAATTGGACGCCAGGAACTTGCTGCTGTGATATTGCCAAGAGGCT includes these proteins:
- a CDS encoding PD-(D/E)XK nuclease family protein, with product MRNIFDQYEQPENRLTHALATVLGQSPKLLVDFLKWLGISEIPKASLLAISQQQVPGVQLEDVDEEHQKGLPDLAIFDDDNWVVLFECKVQAKVTMGQLERHRKTAQRNGYDSPWIVVLTVDELENELPPKTVVRSWREVYSWFNQRVTDSFWAIQLVDYMRPFEQKMLARNYQIRGTITVFDGLRFDDKNPYSYREAKRLIRLLGDLLQSRKDLHKIGVDPDGKRRHGITSQDTDSVWDFLPLVAARGVEQFTAFPHLTISINRRHAVAAITIPNGVRGGFRTKLVGLGIDGFLEVVRAIESGLRPVLKKSPNAKPMLYATQRHYYSQRSDPEVDGRMDADLRTAIQGNGASTIKYQPEWVEAIYSLLVNKRSNIQLGFEVHFPYSCKRIRSDEAVDLFAAAWIAMSPILDLAVDG
- a CDS encoding DUF6304 family protein gives rise to the protein MMTTYPASYKDKFGEESTTILNDGDSITMMVRGVRFKGNDFDSFEPQDATDPAQLSSFTFCTGAFASALPPSGGDAVVQLQRSRSVLAKSLRQTR